A genomic segment from Bradyrhizobium sp. ISRA430 encodes:
- a CDS encoding VCBS domain-containing protein has product MLVASGVEARDGVAAVLPHQIIGIVQTAIGYATLTRDGGIATQVSVGDPVCHSDIIEAAADGQVGILLIDDTVFNVSSGARIELSECVCQSDGTARSIVLSVDRGSFAFAAGRLAENGTLTVDTPLGSVRARSYSSGFGILTLAALTFSMMPDANAADPDATFLDDDKITYKDMQHGVFELITKEAVPRHIIVEDPGETVILNKIGSSVSVSQVANSAARMEELQAAQQDVLANLTHGPTGSGTPPFVESLPVEPINFVPEDEPAAPNVLPPLPSFVIPILATPLVRPPPTLAVPAGPIEIDTITFDQFSATTGTFTASSAAIGAVLTYGLSGGTSGNTTLNGVTYNLSQTGPYGTLYLNSASGAYAFVPNNDAINALQSPTTTGFVITVSDGSLSVSQTFTIDINGANDAAIISGNAGGAVAEAGGAANAAPGTPTATGTLTDTDVDNPANTFTAVSSPTKSTGGYGTFTMTTAGAWTYSVDNTNHAVQALNVGDTLTDTFTVTSIDGTPKVVTITIQGSNDAAVISGATVGSVVEASSASHGSSVATGTLVDADVDNPPNTFVAIGSPTASAGGYGSFTITADGAWTYTLDNANCKVQALNIGDTLTDSFTVNTIDGTPQVVTITINGSNDPAVIYGCKTGVVIEAGCVANQMPGRPTATGTLTDIDPDNPPNTFTAVSSPKPSAGGFGTFTMTASGVWTYTLDNNNSTVQALNVCDTLTDKFTVTTIDGTPQVVTITIRGTNDAAVIFGDTTGSVLEAGCISPGKPVATGALSDTDVDNPSNTFTAVTCPTASDCGYGTFTMTAAGVWTYTLDNSNCVVDALDDGDTLTDHFTVMTIDGTRQEVTITIHGASDGGRNDFDNLATGHSLVSDSPSVQGALQGDNIAGDGNIAQTVYGDTGDETLNGTGVNGGSSNDAIKGNNADDVVYGPARHTIDGNTDNDSIIGRPGADKLIGSNGNDVFVFQAAADSSGGRSDTINGFVSGSDKIDLTAVGALGFVVLALNSTHTPVPAHTIAWLYNSSANETVVFVNPTDQSLHIGDSSLLEIHLQGIATIASSDFIVDSNAASAIAMGDAIDPTATTQADATTVTVSTSDAPAGTTDGSGAVAFDGSSTAQAAGVHRVLSAEQGQVGSSDHPTSSNSDGIAKQPILLEPANVSPSTNSSFVFEQTGTTDSNHQKGNGPAGTGVGSHSILDVSFGTPSALPAADQHADSGKAAEADGSTSAPDTESALDPGPSNWFENGGCDHWFSRQANEHSHDRADAPGLLETQLHSKAHGGFGSEANPHEPRNSFNFLNPGCEKSSITFVNEFPASHHDHEHAAAARGHDAAPDLEASYPDGNGHHAGGWVNHPVPHHDLIV; this is encoded by the coding sequence ATGTTAGTTGCGTCCGGCGTTGAGGCCAGGGATGGGGTCGCCGCGGTCCTGCCTCACCAGATCATCGGTATCGTTCAGACAGCGATTGGTTACGCCACTCTCACGCGTGACGGCGGCATAGCAACTCAAGTCAGCGTTGGCGACCCAGTCTGTCATTCTGACATAATCGAGGCTGCCGCAGATGGGCAGGTCGGAATTCTGCTTATCGATGACACCGTCTTCAATGTCTCCAGCGGAGCTCGCATCGAGCTGAGCGAATGCGTCTGCCAATCCGACGGCACCGCACGCTCGATCGTGCTGTCGGTCGACAGAGGGAGCTTTGCCTTCGCTGCCGGCCGGTTGGCAGAAAACGGCACTCTGACGGTCGACACGCCCCTTGGAAGCGTTCGCGCCCGCTCCTATTCGAGCGGGTTCGGGATTTTGACGCTTGCCGCGCTGACTTTCTCGATGATGCCGGACGCAAACGCCGCCGACCCGGACGCCACGTTCTTGGATGACGACAAGATCACCTACAAGGACATGCAGCACGGCGTCTTCGAACTCATCACCAAGGAGGCGGTGCCGCGACACATCATCGTTGAGGATCCCGGCGAGACCGTCATCCTGAACAAGATCGGCTCTTCGGTCAGCGTGAGCCAGGTTGCCAACAGCGCTGCGCGAATGGAGGAGTTGCAGGCGGCTCAACAGGACGTGCTCGCCAACCTCACGCACGGGCCAACAGGATCGGGCACACCTCCTTTCGTCGAGTCGCTTCCGGTCGAGCCGATCAATTTTGTTCCGGAGGATGAACCTGCAGCGCCGAACGTGCTTCCGCCTCTGCCGTCTTTCGTCATTCCGATCCTTGCGACCCCCCTCGTACGGCCGCCGCCGACTCTAGCCGTGCCGGCTGGGCCCATCGAAATCGACACCATCACCTTCGACCAGTTCTCGGCGACGACCGGGACTTTCACAGCCAGCAGTGCCGCGATCGGCGCCGTACTGACGTACGGCCTCAGCGGAGGGACATCCGGCAACACGACACTGAACGGCGTGACATACAATCTTTCGCAGACCGGTCCCTACGGCACCCTTTACTTGAACAGCGCATCGGGCGCCTACGCTTTCGTGCCGAACAACGATGCAATCAATGCCCTGCAGTCGCCGACGACCACAGGCTTCGTCATCACGGTTTCGGACGGCTCGCTCTCGGTGAGTCAGACCTTCACGATCGACATCAACGGCGCCAATGACGCGGCCATTATCTCAGGCAACGCCGGTGGCGCGGTGGCGGAGGCAGGCGGTGCCGCCAATGCGGCGCCTGGCACGCCAACGGCAACCGGCACGCTCACGGACACGGACGTCGACAACCCGGCCAACACCTTCACGGCGGTCAGCTCACCGACCAAGAGCACGGGCGGCTACGGCACCTTTACGATGACAACGGCCGGCGCGTGGACCTACAGTGTCGACAACACAAATCATGCGGTGCAGGCTCTGAATGTCGGCGACACCCTGACCGATACCTTTACGGTGACCAGCATCGACGGAACGCCGAAGGTCGTGACGATCACGATCCAGGGCAGCAACGACGCCGCCGTCATCTCAGGCGCCACGGTCGGTTCAGTTGTCGAAGCCAGCAGCGCGTCGCACGGTTCGTCGGTCGCGACGGGTACACTTGTCGATGCGGATGTCGACAATCCCCCCAACACCTTCGTGGCGATTGGCTCGCCGACGGCAAGCGCGGGTGGCTACGGCAGCTTTACGATCACGGCGGACGGCGCGTGGACCTATACGCTCGATAACGCCAACTGCAAGGTGCAGGCGCTCAACATTGGCGACACGCTGACCGACAGCTTCACGGTGAACACGATCGACGGCACCCCACAGGTGGTGACGATCACCATCAACGGCAGCAACGATCCGGCCGTCATTTACGGATGCAAGACCGGCGTAGTGATCGAGGCCGGATGTGTCGCCAATCAGATGCCTGGCCGCCCGACCGCAACCGGCACGCTGACCGACATCGATCCCGACAATCCGCCGAACACTTTCACCGCGGTGAGTTCTCCAAAGCCGAGCGCGGGCGGCTTCGGTACCTTCACGATGACGGCGTCGGGCGTGTGGACCTACACGCTCGACAACAACAACAGCACGGTGCAGGCTCTCAATGTCTGCGATACGCTGACCGACAAATTCACCGTGACGACCATCGACGGTACGCCGCAGGTGGTGACGATCACGATCCGTGGCACGAATGACGCCGCCGTCATCTTTGGTGACACGACAGGCTCGGTGCTCGAAGCCGGCTGCATCTCACCCGGCAAGCCGGTGGCAACCGGCGCTCTCAGCGATACCGACGTCGACAATCCGTCCAACACCTTCACCGCGGTGACCTGCCCCACTGCAAGCGACTGCGGCTACGGCACCTTCACGATGACGGCAGCCGGCGTATGGACCTATACGCTCGACAACAGCAACTGCGTGGTCGACGCCCTCGATGACGGCGATACGCTCACCGACCACTTCACGGTGATGACCATCGATGGCACCAGGCAAGAGGTGACGATCACCATCCATGGCGCCAGCGACGGCGGCCGCAATGATTTCGACAATCTGGCCACAGGGCATTCCCTCGTATCAGATTCCCCGTCCGTCCAGGGAGCTCTTCAAGGCGACAACATCGCCGGTGATGGCAATATAGCCCAGACCGTCTATGGGGACACCGGCGACGAGACCCTTAACGGCACCGGCGTGAATGGCGGATCGAGCAACGATGCGATCAAGGGCAACAACGCGGATGACGTTGTCTACGGCCCTGCACGACACACTATCGACGGCAATACCGACAACGACAGCATCATCGGCCGGCCCGGCGCGGACAAGCTCATCGGCAGCAATGGCAATGACGTCTTCGTTTTTCAGGCGGCCGCAGATTCCAGTGGAGGCCGGTCCGATACCATCAATGGTTTCGTATCGGGATCCGACAAGATCGATTTGACGGCTGTCGGCGCGCTCGGATTCGTGGTCCTGGCATTGAACTCAACACACACGCCTGTGCCGGCGCACACCATCGCCTGGCTTTACAACAGCTCGGCCAATGAAACAGTCGTGTTTGTCAACCCGACCGATCAATCTCTTCATATCGGCGACTCCAGCCTCTTGGAAATTCATCTCCAGGGCATCGCGACCATCGCGTCGTCGGATTTCATCGTGGACTCGAATGCAGCGTCGGCCATAGCTATGGGCGATGCCATTGACCCGACTGCAACGACGCAAGCTGACGCGACCACCGTTACGGTCAGCACGTCCGACGCTCCCGCTGGCACGACGGATGGTAGCGGCGCTGTCGCCTTCGACGGAAGCTCGACCGCTCAGGCAGCCGGCGTGCATCGTGTTCTCAGTGCCGAGCAAGGTCAGGTCGGGTCGAGCGACCATCCCACCTCTTCCAACTCAGACGGAATTGCGAAGCAACCCATCCTGCTGGAGCCGGCGAACGTCTCGCCGTCGACGAACTCCAGCTTTGTCTTCGAGCAAACCGGGACCACCGACAGCAACCATCAAAAGGGGAACGGTCCGGCTGGCACAGGGGTTGGAAGTCATTCGATATTGGATGTTTCTTTCGGTACGCCGAGTGCCTTGCCTGCAGCCGACCAACACGCCGACAGCGGCAAGGCTGCCGAGGCTGATGGCTCTACGAGCGCTCCCGATACGGAGAGCGCGCTTGATCCCGGCCCCTCGAACTGGTTCGAGAACGGCGGCTGCGATCATTGGTTCTCCCGTCAAGCAAACGAACACAGCCATGACCGCGCCGATGCGCCTGGCCTGCTCGAGACGCAACTGCATTCCAAGGCTCATGGAGGGTTCGGTTCAGAAGCAAACCCGCACGAACCACGAAATTCCTTTAACTTCCTCAATCCGGGTTGCGAGAAATCGAGCATCACGTTCGTGAACGAATTCCCAGCGTCGCACCATGATCACGAACATGCGGCGGCCGCTAGGGGACATGACGCGGCGCCAGATCTCGAGGCTTCGTACCCGGACGGCAACGGCCACCACGCAGGCGGTTGGGTCAACCATCCTGTGCCGCACCACGATCTCATCGTGTGA
- a CDS encoding LysM peptidoglycan-binding domain-containing protein: MIDPRRMVVLAALALLALTAGAAAASPAKPKRAAIATVAPSPPAPPPPAVELPAPKVYLFRGAMGPIFSTGMDRLGEKLTSAGFSADVYEFTLCRMVGNRVISNYKDKPAPIVLIGHSMGGLCSIVISEMAAKENIPISLVVTIDPAHATGNVPLNVERFINIFLSDSVLGGGDVVAEPGYRGHYASFDLKENSRVTHINIEKSDDIHRQIVDMVTQLPRISSQTQVDAVPLRYLVPANTLVELWDSGVRLPVRSGDTMESIAATHRVPLWSIAQSNSLPENAPLTPGQSIIVPRHLVPVDPTAAMATPDGQQKKTNVTR; the protein is encoded by the coding sequence ATGATTGATCCAAGGCGAATGGTTGTGCTGGCAGCGCTCGCGCTGCTCGCCTTGACTGCGGGCGCGGCCGCGGCTTCGCCCGCCAAGCCGAAGCGTGCTGCGATTGCGACGGTCGCGCCGTCGCCTCCTGCTCCGCCGCCTCCCGCAGTGGAGCTGCCCGCGCCAAAGGTCTACCTGTTCCGCGGCGCCATGGGCCCGATCTTCTCGACCGGCATGGACCGGCTCGGTGAGAAATTGACCAGCGCCGGCTTCTCGGCCGACGTCTATGAATTCACCCTCTGCCGGATGGTCGGCAACCGGGTCATCTCCAATTACAAGGACAAGCCGGCCCCGATCGTGCTGATCGGTCATTCCATGGGCGGGCTGTGCTCGATCGTCATCTCCGAGATGGCGGCCAAGGAGAACATCCCGATCAGCCTCGTCGTCACCATCGATCCCGCGCATGCGACCGGCAACGTGCCGCTCAATGTCGAGCGCTTCATCAACATCTTTCTCTCCGACAGTGTGCTCGGCGGCGGCGACGTTGTCGCCGAGCCGGGCTATCGCGGCCATTATGCGAGCTTCGATCTGAAGGAGAACAGTCGCGTCACGCACATCAACATCGAGAAGTCGGACGACATTCATCGCCAGATCGTCGACATGGTGACGCAGTTGCCGCGCATCTCGTCGCAGACCCAGGTCGATGCCGTGCCGCTGCGCTATCTCGTGCCCGCCAATACGCTCGTCGAGCTCTGGGACTCCGGCGTGCGCCTGCCCGTGCGTTCCGGCGACACCATGGAAAGCATCGCCGCGACCCATCGCGTGCCGCTATGGTCGATCGCGCAAAGCAATTCGCTGCCGGAAAATGCGCCGCTCACGCCGGGCCAGTCCATCATCGTCCCGCGCCATCTGGTGCCGGTCGATCCGACCGCCGCCATGGCGACACCGGACGGACAACAAAAGAAGACCAACGTCACACGATGA
- a CDS encoding ABATE domain-containing protein — protein MPNRPPAMFIADSLGLDFLNSVATPVDTPVDWIENGDGLVDWLAQAKLVPTAELDALKGRAMPGELDKVADQARALREWFRTFVRKHAGAPLTAEALQELGPLNSLLERDEAFSRIEPRHDDGHRGLALRMTRRWRSSESLLLPIGEALAKFVCEEDFAIVKACRGHSCTMLFADHTRRRARRWCSMAICGNRAKQAAHRSRLKNRQ, from the coding sequence ATGCCAAACAGACCGCCCGCCATGTTCATTGCCGACTCGCTCGGCCTCGATTTCCTGAATTCGGTCGCGACGCCGGTCGATACGCCCGTCGACTGGATCGAGAACGGCGATGGCCTTGTCGACTGGCTGGCGCAGGCCAAGCTGGTGCCGACGGCCGAGCTGGACGCACTGAAGGGGCGCGCGATGCCGGGCGAACTGGACAAGGTCGCCGATCAGGCCCGCGCCTTGCGCGAATGGTTCAGGACTTTCGTTCGCAAGCATGCTGGCGCACCGCTCACGGCGGAGGCGCTGCAGGAACTTGGTCCGCTGAACAGCCTGCTGGAGCGCGACGAAGCGTTCAGCCGGATCGAACCTCGACATGACGACGGCCATCGCGGCCTCGCGCTGCGGATGACGCGGCGCTGGCGCTCGTCGGAATCCCTGCTGCTGCCGATTGGCGAGGCGCTGGCCAAGTTCGTGTGCGAGGAGGATTTCGCCATCGTGAAGGCGTGCAGGGGGCATAGCTGCACGATGCTATTTGCCGACCACACCCGCCGGCGCGCGCGGCGGTGGTGCAGCATGGCGATCTGCGGCAACCGCGCCAAGCAGGCCGCGCATCGCAGTCGCCTCAAGAACAGGCAGTAG
- a CDS encoding alpha/beta hydrolase, with the protein MTRTRYRTADVDGFKVFYREAGPAGAPKLLLLHGFPSAGHMFRDLIPLLADKYHIVAPDLPGFGQSDMPSRETFRYTFDNIARVIERFTEIIGFDRFAVYVFDYGAPTGFRLALRHPERITAIISQNGNAYEDGLSDGWIPIKAYWQDPSPANRDALRALLTPEMTRWQYTHGVADATAVSPDGQNLDNFYLARPGSDDVQLDLFGDYKSNVALYPSFQSYFRTHKPPFLAVWGKNDPFFIPPGAEAFKRDNPNAVVQFFDTGHFALETHAPEIAKSIRDFLT; encoded by the coding sequence ATGACCCGCACCAGATATCGCACGGCCGACGTCGACGGCTTCAAGGTGTTCTATCGCGAGGCCGGCCCTGCCGGCGCGCCAAAGCTTCTGCTGCTGCACGGTTTCCCGAGTGCGGGCCACATGTTCCGCGACCTGATCCCGCTGCTCGCTGACAAATATCACATCGTCGCGCCCGATCTTCCCGGCTTCGGCCAGTCCGACATGCCGTCCCGCGAGACTTTCCGTTACACCTTCGACAACATCGCGCGCGTGATCGAGCGCTTCACCGAAATCATCGGCTTCGATCGCTTCGCGGTCTACGTGTTCGACTACGGCGCGCCGACGGGCTTTCGGCTTGCGCTGCGCCATCCCGAACGGATCACGGCCATCATCTCGCAGAACGGCAACGCCTATGAAGACGGCCTCAGCGACGGCTGGATTCCGATCAAGGCCTATTGGCAGGATCCCTCGCCGGCCAACCGCGACGCGCTGCGGGCACTCCTCACGCCGGAAATGACGCGCTGGCAGTACACGCACGGCGTTGCCGATGCGACCGCGGTGTCCCCGGATGGCCAGAATCTCGACAATTTCTATCTGGCGCGCCCGGGCTCGGACGACGTGCAGCTCGATCTGTTCGGCGACTACAAGAGCAATGTCGCGCTCTATCCGTCATTTCAAAGCTACTTCCGTACGCACAAGCCGCCGTTCCTGGCGGTCTGGGGCAAGAACGACCCGTTCTTCATCCCGCCAGGCGCCGAGGCCTTCAAGCGCGACAATCCTAACGCCGTGGTCCAGTTCTTCGACACCGGCCATTTCGCACTGGAAACGCATGCGCCCGAGATCGCAAAGAGCATTCGCGATTTTCTGACGTAA
- a CDS encoding TMEM175 family protein: protein MAHARRSPERLSAFSDGVFAVLITVLVLELRPPEIPTFAALLALWPTWLSYAVSYVFIAIVWANHHHLMRYASEATPRLMWFNFAHLFSVSLLPLSTAWMAVSELAPQPVAFYAAVFFLVNATYVALIWDLVGRAPAGEVPARERRIMRIRSVITLGVFAAAAGVALRFPILGLAMCCCCLLVYLKPEAPGAEDDARSER from the coding sequence ATGGCACATGCGAGACGGAGTCCGGAACGGCTGAGCGCATTCTCGGACGGCGTGTTCGCCGTCCTGATCACGGTGCTGGTGCTCGAGCTTCGTCCGCCGGAAATTCCGACCTTCGCGGCGCTGCTGGCGCTGTGGCCGACCTGGCTTTCCTATGCCGTGAGCTACGTCTTCATCGCGATCGTATGGGCCAATCACCACCATCTGATGCGCTATGCCAGCGAGGCGACGCCGCGGCTGATGTGGTTCAACTTCGCGCATTTGTTCTCGGTGTCGCTCTTGCCGCTCTCCACCGCCTGGATGGCCGTGAGCGAGCTCGCGCCGCAGCCGGTCGCGTTCTACGCCGCGGTGTTCTTCCTGGTGAACGCGACCTATGTCGCTCTGATCTGGGACCTCGTCGGGCGGGCGCCCGCGGGCGAGGTCCCAGCGAGAGAGCGCAGGATCATGCGCATCCGCTCGGTGATCACGCTCGGTGTCTTCGCGGCGGCCGCCGGTGTGGCCCTGCGATTCCCGATCCTCGGGCTCGCAATGTGTTGCTGTTGTCTGCTCGTCTATCTCAAGCCCGAAGCACCGGGAGCCGAGGACGATGCGCGCAGCGAGCGCTGA
- a CDS encoding ABC transporter ATP-binding protein codes for MSSIISVANLSKTYGSGFKALKNVNLDIKRGEIFALLGPNGAGKTTLISIICGIANPSEGKVTVGGEDIQTSYRKARSLIGLVPQELHTDAFESVWATVSFSRGLFGKPKNPAHIEKVLKDLSLWEKKDNKILTLSGGMKRRVMIAKALSHEPQILFLDEPTAGVDVELRKGMWEVVRTLQQSGVTIILTTHYIEEAEEMADRIGVINKGEIVLVEDKATLMQKLGKKRLTLHLQGKLGALPESLSHYKLDLCDSGATLVYDYDTKGERTGITSLLSDLRTAGIRFNDLDTTQSSLEDIFVDLVRTS; via the coding sequence ATGTCCTCCATTATCTCCGTCGCCAACCTGTCGAAAACCTATGGGTCCGGCTTCAAGGCGCTGAAAAACGTCAATCTCGATATCAAGCGCGGCGAGATCTTCGCCCTGCTCGGTCCCAACGGCGCCGGCAAGACCACGCTGATCTCCATCATCTGCGGCATCGCCAATCCGAGCGAGGGCAAGGTCACCGTCGGCGGCGAGGATATCCAGACCTCCTACCGCAAGGCGCGCTCGCTGATCGGCCTCGTGCCGCAGGAGCTGCACACCGATGCCTTTGAGAGCGTGTGGGCGACCGTGAGCTTCTCCCGCGGCCTGTTCGGCAAGCCGAAGAACCCGGCCCATATCGAGAAGGTTCTGAAGGACCTCTCGCTGTGGGAGAAGAAGGACAACAAGATCCTCACCCTCTCCGGCGGCATGAAGCGGCGTGTGATGATCGCAAAGGCGCTGTCGCACGAGCCGCAAATCCTGTTCCTGGACGAGCCCACCGCCGGCGTCGACGTCGAGCTGCGCAAGGGCATGTGGGAGGTCGTGCGCACCCTTCAGCAATCCGGCGTCACCATCATCCTCACCACGCATTACATCGAGGAAGCCGAAGAGATGGCCGACCGTATCGGCGTCATCAACAAGGGCGAGATCGTGCTGGTCGAGGACAAGGCGACATTGATGCAGAAGCTCGGCAAGAAACGGCTGACGCTGCATCTGCAAGGCAAGCTCGGCGCGCTGCCGGAGAGCCTCAGCCACTACAAGCTCGACCTCTGCGACAGCGGCGCGACGCTGGTCTACGACTACGACACCAAGGGCGAGCGCACCGGCATCACCAGCCTGCTCAGCGACCTGCGCACCGCCGGCATCCGCTTCAACGATCTCGACACGACGCAATCGTCGCTCGAGGACATCTTCGTCGACCTCGTGAGGACGTCATGA
- a CDS encoding ABC transporter permease — MNYRAIRAIYLFEMARTWRTLLQSIVSPVVSTSLYFVVFGAAIGSRISEVQGVSYGTFIVPGLVMLSVLTQSIANASFGIYFPKFVGTIYEILSAPISYFEIVLGYVGAAATKSIILGLIILATAGLFVPLHIQHPIWMLAFLVLTAVTFSLFGFIIGIWADGFEKLQMIPMLVVTPLTFLGGSFYSVNMLPPAWHTVALLNPVVYLISGFRWSFYEIADVSVSVSMGMTLAFLVICLAIIWWIFRTGYRLKN, encoded by the coding sequence ATGAACTATCGCGCCATCCGTGCCATCTATCTGTTCGAAATGGCGCGCACCTGGCGCACGCTGCTGCAAAGCATCGTCTCGCCGGTCGTTTCGACCTCGCTCTATTTCGTGGTGTTCGGCGCCGCGATCGGCTCGCGCATCAGCGAGGTCCAGGGTGTGAGCTACGGCACCTTCATCGTGCCGGGCCTCGTGATGCTGTCGGTGCTGACACAGAGCATCGCGAATGCCTCGTTCGGCATCTACTTCCCGAAATTCGTCGGTACGATCTACGAGATCCTGTCGGCGCCGATCTCCTATTTCGAGATCGTGCTCGGCTATGTCGGCGCCGCCGCGACCAAATCGATCATCCTCGGCCTGATCATCCTCGCGACCGCCGGGTTGTTCGTGCCGCTGCACATCCAGCACCCGATCTGGATGCTGGCCTTCCTGGTGCTGACAGCGGTCACCTTCAGCCTGTTCGGCTTCATCATCGGCATCTGGGCCGACGGGTTCGAGAAGCTGCAGATGATCCCGATGCTGGTGGTGACGCCGCTGACTTTCCTCGGCGGCAGCTTCTACTCCGTCAACATGCTGCCGCCGGCCTGGCACACCGTGGCGCTGCTCAACCCCGTGGTCTATCTGATCTCCGGCTTCCGCTGGAGCTTCTACGAGATCGCCGACGTCAGCGTGTCGGTCAGCATGGGCATGACGCTGGCGTTCCTGGTGATCTGTCTTGCCATCATCTGGTGGATCTTCCGCACGGGTTATCGGCTGAAGAATTAG
- a CDS encoding L,D-transpeptidase, with product MRSFFIVFTSLMLLSAGTAQAKVAITIDKDNQQMTVAVDGVERYHWPVSTGIPSRETPSGAFRAFRMEEDHYSKEFDDAPMPHSIFFTKIGHAIHGTDSVSRLGTPASHGCVRLSRQNASTLYALVQEQGVLNTTVTLTGSATVALARNPRGRNAVARASQPAGDQYTAAGEPVDLTPQAPPRRYMPQDDNYIYPADGSDTGARYPAPRSARQVYDTQIQQQPQQQYYGQGYGQNYGQQGYYYQQQPRQYYQPRSGYNYYQN from the coding sequence ATGCGTTCCTTTTTCATTGTTTTCACTTCCCTGATGCTTTTGAGCGCGGGCACCGCGCAGGCGAAGGTCGCCATCACCATCGACAAGGACAATCAGCAGATGACCGTCGCCGTCGACGGCGTCGAGCGCTACCACTGGCCGGTGTCGACCGGCATCCCCTCGCGCGAGACGCCGAGCGGCGCATTCCGCGCCTTCCGCATGGAAGAGGACCACTACTCCAAGGAATTCGACGACGCGCCGATGCCGCACTCGATCTTCTTCACCAAGATCGGGCACGCCATCCATGGCACCGATTCCGTCAGCCGGCTCGGCACGCCCGCCTCGCATGGCTGCGTGCGGCTGTCGCGCCAGAATGCCTCGACGCTCTATGCGCTCGTGCAGGAGCAGGGCGTGCTCAACACTACGGTGACGCTGACCGGCTCCGCCACGGTTGCGCTCGCGCGCAATCCGCGCGGCCGCAATGCCGTCGCGCGCGCCTCGCAGCCGGCCGGAGATCAGTACACCGCCGCCGGCGAGCCCGTGGATCTGACGCCGCAGGCACCGCCGCGCCGCTACATGCCGCAGGACGACAACTACATCTATCCGGCCGATGGCAGCGACACAGGCGCGCGCTATCCGGCGCCGCGCTCGGCCCGCCAAGTCTACGATACGCAGATCCAGCAGCAGCCGCAGCAGCAGTACTACGGCCAGGGTTACGGCCAAAACTACGGCCAACAGGGCTATTACTATCAGCAGCAGCCCCGCCAGTATTATCAGCCGCGCAGCGGCTACAACTACTATCAGAACTGA
- a CDS encoding glycerophosphodiester phosphodiesterase has product MPSRAVTIVVFTILLVGRAMASDFSFDIEAHRGGRALMPENTLPAFANALSMGVDTLELDVGVTADGEVVVSHERGLNPDLARDANGAYVTTPDTPFVKLRLEEVKRYDVGRIRPDSAYARQFPDQHAVPGTRIPTLKEVFALVRKSGNGRVRFNIETKIDPDHPDESLGPQAFVSRLLGLIATEGFSDRVMIQSFDWRTLQLVQQQAPRIPTVYLTLQRGSAPTVALDKATSWTAGFSPADHAGSLPRTIKAAGGAIWSPYFGDVTAALITEAHALGLRVVVWTVNKPEDIAGMIEIGVDGIISDRPDLLRRVAGEKGIALPAGTPVEP; this is encoded by the coding sequence ATGCCATCACGTGCGGTGACCATAGTCGTATTCACGATTCTGTTGGTAGGCCGCGCGATGGCATCTGACTTTTCATTCGACATCGAAGCGCATCGCGGCGGGCGGGCCCTGATGCCGGAGAATACCCTGCCGGCCTTCGCCAATGCGCTGTCGATGGGCGTCGACACGCTGGAGCTCGACGTCGGTGTCACCGCTGACGGCGAGGTCGTTGTGTCGCACGAGCGCGGGCTCAATCCGGACCTTGCGCGCGATGCCAATGGCGCCTACGTCACTACCCCCGACACGCCCTTCGTGAAATTGCGGCTGGAAGAGGTCAAAAGATACGACGTGGGCCGGATCAGGCCGGACAGCGCCTATGCGAGGCAATTCCCCGACCAGCACGCCGTGCCCGGCACGCGCATTCCCACGCTGAAGGAGGTCTTCGCGCTGGTGCGCAAATCGGGCAACGGCCGCGTGCGCTTCAACATCGAGACCAAGATCGATCCGGACCATCCGGACGAGTCGCTGGGTCCGCAGGCCTTCGTCAGCAGGCTGCTCGGGCTGATCGCGACCGAGGGATTTTCCGACCGTGTCATGATCCAGTCGTTCGACTGGCGGACCTTGCAGCTCGTCCAGCAGCAGGCGCCCAGGATTCCGACCGTCTATCTCACGCTTCAGCGCGGCTCCGCGCCGACCGTCGCGCTCGACAAGGCAACGAGCTGGACGGCGGGCTTCAGTCCTGCCGATCATGCCGGCTCGCTACCGCGGACCATCAAGGCTGCGGGCGGGGCGATCTGGTCGCCCTATTTCGGCGACGTAACTGCGGCGCTGATCACTGAGGCCCACGCGCTCGGCTTGCGGGTCGTGGTGTGGACGGTCAACAAGCCCGAGGACATCGCGGGAATGATCGAGATCGGCGTCGACGGCATCATCTCGGATCGTCCCGACCTGTTGCGACGGGTGGCCGGCGAGAAGGGCATTGCGCTGCCGGCGGGGACGCCGGTCGAGCCGTAA